A window of the Cucurbita pepo subsp. pepo cultivar mu-cu-16 chromosome LG01, ASM280686v2, whole genome shotgun sequence genome harbors these coding sequences:
- the LOC111799577 gene encoding transcription factor HBP-1b(c38)-like isoform X1: MQSFHNPDHLYPHSSSSSSILLRGGDDSGNHTRFLPDIEELQQSADFRHHNSVDLSPSSVFSLKLIHDAAFPIHHLPYANTDVGSLETGYLDTGQQLMRLKRLAPPQTVAAASSLGNGSFENWGESAMADNSQQTDTSTDIDNDERNQFPGAAHGVLVAVDSMDQSKPKSADQKTLRRLAQNREAAKKSRLRKKAYVQQLENSRQRLSQLEQDLHRARQQGIFVASGTANHCLSMPGNGALAFDLDYARWLEEHQRLINDLRASANSQLSDDELRFLVDGVMAHYDELFRLKSVGAKADVFHILSGMWKTPAERCFMWLGGFRSSELLKIVGNHLEPLTDQQLMGICNLQQSSQQAEDALSQGIEALQQSLVETLSSASLGPACSGNVADYMGQMAIAMSKLTTLENFLHQADLLRQQTLQQMHRILTTRQAARALLVISDYISRLRALSSLWLARPRD, from the exons ATGCAGAGCTTTCATAACCCAGATCACCTCTATccccattcttcttcttcttcttccatcctTCTCCG GGGAGGAGACGACAGTGGTAACCATACGCGGTTTCTTCCGGATATTGAGGAGCTTCAACAATCCGCTGATTTTCGTCACCATAATTCTGTTGATTTAAGCCCAA GCTCAGTTTTCAGTTTAAAATTGATCCACGACGCAGCTTTTCCAATCCACCACCTACCCTACGCG AACACGGATGTGGGTTCATTAGAAACAGGGTATTTAGACACAGGACAGCAATTGATGCGGTTGAAGAGGCTAGCTCCGCCGCAGACGGTGGCGGCTGCGTCATCGTTGGGAAACGGAAGCTTTGAGAACTGGGGTGAGTCAGCTATGGCTGATAATAGCCAGCAGACTGACACTTCTACAGACATCGACAATGATGAAAGAAACCAG tttCCGGGAGCTGCTCATGGAGTTCTCGTGGCCGTGGATTCCATGGATCAATCTAAACCGAAATCTGCTGACCAGAAG ACTCTTCGTAGGCTTGCTCAGAATCGAGAAGCAGCGAAGAAGAGTCGGCTGAGGAAGAAG GCATATGTCCAGCAGCTGGAAAACAGTCGACAGAGGCTTTCTCAGCTAGAACAGGACCTTCATCGAGCACGCCAACAG GGCATTTTTGTGGCTTCTGGGACAGCGAACCATTGTTTATCAATGCCAGGAAATG GTGCCTTGGCATTTGATCTCGACTATGCACGGTGGCTCGAGGAGCATCAACGTCTGATCAATGATTTGAGAGCATCGGCGAATTCTCAGTTGAGCGACGATGAATTGCGATTTCTTGTTGATGGGGTGATGGCACATTATGATGAACTCTTCAGGCTGAAAAGCGTTGGCGCCAAGGCTGACGTATTTCACATTCTTTCGGGCATGTGGAAGACTCCGGCCGAGAGGTGTTTCATGTGGCTAGGAGGATTCCGTTCGTCCGAACTTCTGAAG ATAGTTGGGAACCATTTGGAGCCTTTAACGGATCAGCAGTTGATGGGCATATGCAATTTGCAGCAATCTTCCCAACAAGCTGAAGATGCATTGTCACAAGGGATTGAAGCTTTGCAACAATCTCTTGTAGAAACCCTTTCCTCTGCTTCTTTAGGACCTGCCTGTTCCGGTAATGTTGCCGATTACATGGGCCAAATGGCTATTGCAATGAGCAAACTAACAACGCTAGAGAACTTTCTCCATCAG GCTGATCTTCTAAGACAACAAACGCTACAACAAATGCATCGAATACTAACTACTCGTCAAGCTGCACGAGCACTTCTCGTCATCAGTGATTACATTTCACGTCTTCGAGCTCTCAGTTCTCTGTGGTTAGCACGACCAAGAGACTGA
- the LOC111799577 gene encoding transcription factor HBP-1b(c38)-like isoform X2 yields MQSFHNPDHLYPHSSSSSSILLRGGDDSGNHTRFLPDIEELQQSADFRHHNSVDLSPIFSLKLIHDAAFPIHHLPYANTDVGSLETGYLDTGQQLMRLKRLAPPQTVAAASSLGNGSFENWGESAMADNSQQTDTSTDIDNDERNQFPGAAHGVLVAVDSMDQSKPKSADQKTLRRLAQNREAAKKSRLRKKAYVQQLENSRQRLSQLEQDLHRARQQGIFVASGTANHCLSMPGNGALAFDLDYARWLEEHQRLINDLRASANSQLSDDELRFLVDGVMAHYDELFRLKSVGAKADVFHILSGMWKTPAERCFMWLGGFRSSELLKIVGNHLEPLTDQQLMGICNLQQSSQQAEDALSQGIEALQQSLVETLSSASLGPACSGNVADYMGQMAIAMSKLTTLENFLHQADLLRQQTLQQMHRILTTRQAARALLVISDYISRLRALSSLWLARPRD; encoded by the exons ATGCAGAGCTTTCATAACCCAGATCACCTCTATccccattcttcttcttcttcttccatcctTCTCCG GGGAGGAGACGACAGTGGTAACCATACGCGGTTTCTTCCGGATATTGAGGAGCTTCAACAATCCGCTGATTTTCGTCACCATAATTCTGTTGATTTAAGCCCAA TTTTCAGTTTAAAATTGATCCACGACGCAGCTTTTCCAATCCACCACCTACCCTACGCG AACACGGATGTGGGTTCATTAGAAACAGGGTATTTAGACACAGGACAGCAATTGATGCGGTTGAAGAGGCTAGCTCCGCCGCAGACGGTGGCGGCTGCGTCATCGTTGGGAAACGGAAGCTTTGAGAACTGGGGTGAGTCAGCTATGGCTGATAATAGCCAGCAGACTGACACTTCTACAGACATCGACAATGATGAAAGAAACCAG tttCCGGGAGCTGCTCATGGAGTTCTCGTGGCCGTGGATTCCATGGATCAATCTAAACCGAAATCTGCTGACCAGAAG ACTCTTCGTAGGCTTGCTCAGAATCGAGAAGCAGCGAAGAAGAGTCGGCTGAGGAAGAAG GCATATGTCCAGCAGCTGGAAAACAGTCGACAGAGGCTTTCTCAGCTAGAACAGGACCTTCATCGAGCACGCCAACAG GGCATTTTTGTGGCTTCTGGGACAGCGAACCATTGTTTATCAATGCCAGGAAATG GTGCCTTGGCATTTGATCTCGACTATGCACGGTGGCTCGAGGAGCATCAACGTCTGATCAATGATTTGAGAGCATCGGCGAATTCTCAGTTGAGCGACGATGAATTGCGATTTCTTGTTGATGGGGTGATGGCACATTATGATGAACTCTTCAGGCTGAAAAGCGTTGGCGCCAAGGCTGACGTATTTCACATTCTTTCGGGCATGTGGAAGACTCCGGCCGAGAGGTGTTTCATGTGGCTAGGAGGATTCCGTTCGTCCGAACTTCTGAAG ATAGTTGGGAACCATTTGGAGCCTTTAACGGATCAGCAGTTGATGGGCATATGCAATTTGCAGCAATCTTCCCAACAAGCTGAAGATGCATTGTCACAAGGGATTGAAGCTTTGCAACAATCTCTTGTAGAAACCCTTTCCTCTGCTTCTTTAGGACCTGCCTGTTCCGGTAATGTTGCCGATTACATGGGCCAAATGGCTATTGCAATGAGCAAACTAACAACGCTAGAGAACTTTCTCCATCAG GCTGATCTTCTAAGACAACAAACGCTACAACAAATGCATCGAATACTAACTACTCGTCAAGCTGCACGAGCACTTCTCGTCATCAGTGATTACATTTCACGTCTTCGAGCTCTCAGTTCTCTGTGGTTAGCACGACCAAGAGACTGA
- the LOC111799629 gene encoding uncharacterized protein LOC111799629: MGTPIIAAQPLLCNNSFLLIKPYASSFRFQFCRPQQPMLSHSFYTKTALQPLPRRRNYSPICPAARRKPTLVDSAGFADEGNSDVRRVLQILLWAAEGVYVLWLFLLPYAPGDPVWAISSETVNSLVGLSLNFFFILPAMNSVGIRLIDAPVLHPMSEGLFNFVIAWTLMFAPLLFTDRRRDRYTGSLDLLWGFQMFLTNTFLIPYMAIRLNEGNKDSAPRPQSKLGSLMTTRAPVVGLIGGAACIISIIWSFVGRAEGNFGGIAERWEFLIQYLSSERLAYAFIWDICLYTVFQPWLIGENLQNIKESKVGIVSSLRFVPVVGLISYLLFLKLDEEL; encoded by the exons ATGGGGACGCCCATCATAGCTGCTCAACCTTTACTCTGCAACAACTCTTTTCTACTGATTAAACCTTATGCTTCCTCCTTCCGTTTCCAATTCTGCAGACCACAACAACCAATGCTTTCTCACTCGTTCTACACAAAAACGGCCTTACAACCCTTGCCCCGTCGCCGGAATTACTCTCCCATCTGCCCTGCCGCTCGCCGGAAGCCTACATTGGTCGATTCTGCGGGCTTTGCCGACGAGGGTAATTCCGATGTCCGACGGGTCCTTCAAATTCTGCTATGGGCTGCTGAGGGGGTTTACGTTTTGTGGTTGTTTCTCCTTCCTTATGCCCCG GGAGATCCTGTATGGGCGATCAGTTCTGAAACAGTGAATTCTCTTGTGGGTCTTTCTcttaacttcttttttatattgCCTGCTATGAACTCTG TCGGCATCCGTCTGATTGATGCTCCTGTTCTTCACCCA ATGTCTGAGGGATTGTTCAATTTTGTCATTGCATGGACGCTCATGTTTGCTCCCCTGCTGTTCACCGACCGAAGGAGGGACCGGTACACTGGTTCATTGGACCTATTGTGGGGCTTTCAGATGTTCCTTACCAACA CCTTTTTGATACCTTATATGGCCATCCGGCTTAATGAGGGTAACAAAGACTCTGCCCCGCGACCGCAGTCGAAACTGGGCTCTTTGATGACCACTAGAGCGCCTGTTGTTGGCCTGATTGGTGGTGCAGCATGCATCATATCAATAATCTGGTCTTTCGTTGGTCGAGCAGAGGGTAATTTTGGAGGTATAGCAGAGAGATGGGAGTTCTTGATCCAATATCTATCTTCAGAGAGGTTAGCATACGCATTTATTTGGGATATTTGCCTTTACACTGTGTTCCAGCCTTGGTTGATTGgagaaaatcttcaaaatatcAAAGAGAGCAAAGTTGGAATTGTAAGTTCTCTTAGATTTGTCCCTGTTGTTGGCTTAATTTcctatcttctttttctgaaacTTGATGAGGAATTATAA